One part of the Enterococcus sp. DIV1094 genome encodes these proteins:
- a CDS encoding glycoside hydrolase family 130 protein, with translation MKIERFKENPLITPEDIKPLHDGYEVIGAFNGGVAYYQGEVLLLLRVAERPISEDPKVIKAPVYDPVTQTMEILSFDREDDSYDFEDPRMIRKKDQLDRFEYLTSLSYIRIARSKDGHHFTIDEDAFLYPFNEYQTYGIEDARCTQIGDTYYVNFSSVSPMGVCDSLVSTKDFRSYQDLGNIFAPENKDVLIFPEQINGKYYALHRPSLKSIGNYDIWIASSPDLLSWGNHHHLLGVRENTWDSGRIGGGLVPIKTEQGWLIIYHGATAQHRYCMGAALLDLEDPTKVLARSHQPIMEPEAEYEKNGFFGDVVFGCGALLDGDQLTMYYGVADTSMAGCTLSIKEILDQMKEEHA, from the coding sequence ATGAAAATAGAACGTTTTAAAGAAAATCCATTGATTACACCTGAAGATATCAAACCGTTACATGACGGATATGAAGTGATTGGTGCGTTCAATGGGGGAGTTGCTTATTACCAAGGGGAAGTCTTACTCTTGTTGAGAGTTGCAGAAAGACCAATCTCGGAAGATCCAAAGGTGATCAAAGCGCCTGTTTATGATCCAGTGACCCAAACGATGGAGATCTTATCTTTTGATCGTGAAGATGACAGCTATGACTTTGAAGACCCACGAATGATCCGTAAAAAAGATCAGTTAGATCGTTTTGAATATTTAACTTCTTTGTCTTACATTCGGATTGCGCGCAGTAAAGATGGTCATCATTTTACGATCGACGAAGATGCGTTTTTGTATCCGTTTAATGAATACCAAACTTACGGTATAGAAGATGCACGTTGTACACAAATTGGTGATACCTACTACGTCAATTTTAGTTCGGTTTCTCCGATGGGTGTTTGTGATTCTTTAGTTTCAACAAAAGATTTCAGATCCTATCAAGATCTAGGGAATATTTTTGCACCAGAAAATAAAGATGTGTTGATTTTTCCCGAACAAATCAATGGAAAGTACTATGCGTTGCATCGCCCATCCTTAAAAAGTATTGGAAATTATGACATCTGGATTGCTTCTTCACCCGATTTATTGAGTTGGGGAAATCATCATCATTTATTAGGTGTTCGAGAAAATACATGGGACAGCGGTCGGATCGGTGGCGGGCTAGTACCTATCAAAACAGAGCAAGGTTGGTTGATCATCTATCATGGAGCGACTGCGCAACATCGCTACTGTATGGGAGCTGCGCTCTTGGATTTAGAAGATCCAACGAAAGTGCTTGCCAGAAGTCATCAGCCGATAATGGAGCCAGAAGCAGAGTATGAAAAGAATGGTTTCTTTGGAGATGTGGTCTTTGGTTGTGGGGCATTACTTGATGGCGATCAATTGACGATGTATTACGGTGTCGCAGATACGTCAATGGCTGGTTGCACACTTTCGATCAAGGAGATTTTAGATCAAATGAAAGAGGAACATGCATGA